The genomic interval GGGTTCGCGACCTCGAACCCCTCCGGGGGTTCGCGGATGACTTCGCTGGCGGTGCGGAACTCGTTCTCGAACCGGAACCCCTCGCTATCGACGATTTTCGCGCTCGACCCCGCCACCGTAACGGGCGTGTCCGTGTCGTTCGCGGTCGCGCAGAGCGGGTACGTTCCGACGCGGTTGTAGAGCGTGTCGTCCACGATGCAGTCCATCCCGACGAGCACCTCGTCGCAGTCGTCGAGGTAGTAGCCCGCCGCGCCGTCCACGATGAGCGTCGGCGTGACGCGGTCGATCTCCGCGAGCACGCGCGCCGCCTTCCGGCCGAGATGACGCGGCCGGGCCTCCGTGACGTACACGTCGAGGTACGTTCCGTCCTCCGCCGCGAGCTCGATGGCCTCCAGGACGGTCGTCGAGTAGTCGTGCGTCAGGATCGTCGCGCCGTCGTCGAGGTCGTCCGCGACCTGTTCTGCGGCCGCGTGTTTCGCCGATTCGACGCGCTCGACCACGCGCTCGACCGCCGCGCGCGTCGCCTCTTTCGCGTCCTCAACGGACTCGGGGTCGGCGTCGTGAATCGCGTCCACGATTTCGCGCTGCGTCGTGACGAGACTCGCGTGCGAGGGGCTGGCTCGCCGGAGCGCGCGGCTGTTCCGCTCCAGCGCCCGCACGTACTCCTCCACGGTCGGAAACTCCTGGTCGTCGAGTTCGCGGAGCGCCCGCGCGGCCTTCACGGCGACGACCGAGGAGGAGTGCGTTCGCATCTCCCGAATCTCCTCGGCGGTCTCGTCTATCATACTCGGGGCGTCGCCGCCGCGGGGGAAATGCGTTTCGCCACGCGGCCCCAGCATCGGGTATGGCCGACGTGACGTACTACTGTCCGCGCTGTGAGACGCTCGCCACTGTCGAGCGGGACGCCTACCTCGCCGACAAGTCGGTGACGCCGTACCCATTGGAGGGCTGGTCGTACGACCCGCCCGGCGCGCTCCCCGACGCTGACGCCGCCGGAATACGGTTCGTCTGCGGGGAGAGCGAGGGCGTCGAGTGGAGCGCGGACGGCTGCGGGGAGCCGTTCTACCTGAACTTCGTTCGGCACGACGACGGACGGGAAGTCGAGTCGGAACCGGAGTCGGAGTTCGTCGAACTGAACGTCGGGCCGAGCGAGCCGCGCGGCCCGCAGGGCCCGGGCGGCCCTACCCCTTGATGTTGCAGACGGGGAAGGTTCGCGCGACCTTGTCGCCGATGCCGAGGTCGTCGGAGACCCGGATGACTTCGTCCACGTCCTTGTAGACGCCGGGCGCTTCCTCCGCGATGGTCTCGCCGCTCTGCGCCTTCACGTAGATGCGGTCGTGTTCCTCCAGTCCCGTCTGCACGTCGTCGGCGTCGAACTGCTGTTTCGCGCGAGTGCGACTCATCAGGCGGCCCGCGCCGTGCGCGGTGGAGCCGAACGTCACGTCCAGGGAGTCCGCGCCGCCGCGGAGCACGTAGCTCCCCGCGCCCATACTCCCCGGGATGATGACCGGCTGACCGACGTCGCGGTACGCGGGCGGGACTTCTTCGCGGCCCGCCGGGAACGCGCGCGTCGCGCCCTTCCGGTGGACGTAGAGTTCGCGCTCCGCGCCGTCGACGGTGTGCGTCTCCTTCTTCGCGATGTTGTGCGCCACGTCGTAGAGGAGTTCCATCCCGAGTGCTTCCCACGAGGTGTCGAACACGTCCGCGAACACCTCCCTGGTCTGGTGCATGATGAGTTGGCGGTTCACCCACGCGAAGTTGATGGCGGCGCACATCGCGCCGTAGTACTCGTCGGCGAGCGCGCTCCCGGCGGGCGCGGCGGCGAGGTTCTTGTCCGGGAGGCTGTCGAGGAAGTCCGGGTGTTCGTCCTCGATGCGCCGCAGGTAGTCCGAACACACCTGGTGGCCGAGGCCCCGCGACCCGCAGTGGATGAGCACGACGAGTTGGTCTTCTTCGAGGCCGTACGAGTCTGCCACGTCGTCTCGGAAGACATCGGTGACGCGCTGGACTTCGAGGAAGTGGTTCCCGGAGCCGAGGCTCCCGATCTGGTTCGCGCCGCGGTCTTTCGCCTTCTGACTCACCGCGCTCGGGTCGGCGTCCGGCCGCCGCCCCTCGTCCTCGCAGTGTTCGAGGTCGTCGGGCACCGCGTACCCCTCGCGGAGCGCCCACTCCATGCCGTCCTCCAGAATCTCCTCGACCGCGCTGTGACTGGAGTCCACGACGCCGCCGCCGCCGAGGCCCGTGGGGACGGCGTCGAACAGCGCGTCCACGAGTTCCTCCTCGCGGCCCGCCACGTCCTCATAGGTGAGGGTCGTCTTCACCATCCTGACGCCGCAATTGATGTCGAAACCCACGCCTCCAGGGCTGATGCAGCCGTTTTCGGCGTCCATCGCGGCGACGCCGCCGACCGGGAAGCCGTAGCCCTGGTGGCCGTCCGGCATGCAGAGCGCGTTCGTGACGACGCCGGGGAGGTGGGTGACGTTCGCTATCTGGTCGAGCGTGTCGTCGTCTTTGATGTGTTCGAGGAGTTCCTCGCTGGCGAGCACGCGCGCGGGAACGTTCATGCCGTCCTCCTGGGGGAGTTCCCAGACGTGTTCGCGGACGCGTTCGAGGGTGCGGCCGTCGGCGTCGAACGTGGTCATACTCGTCGGTGGG from Salarchaeum japonicum carries:
- a CDS encoding translation initiation factor eIF-2B — encoded protein: MIDETAEEIREMRTHSSSVVAVKAARALRELDDQEFPTVEEYVRALERNSRALRRASPSHASLVTTQREIVDAIHDADPESVEDAKEATRAAVERVVERVESAKHAAAEQVADDLDDGATILTHDYSTTVLEAIELAAEDGTYLDVYVTEARPRHLGRKAARVLAEIDRVTPTLIVDGAAGYYLDDCDEVLVGMDCIVDDTLYNRVGTYPLCATANDTDTPVTVAGSSAKIVDSEGFRFENEFRTASEVIREPPEGFEVANPSYDETPTRLLDRVVTEDGVQTF
- a CDS encoding RtcB family protein, which produces MTTFDADGRTLERVREHVWELPQEDGMNVPARVLASEELLEHIKDDDTLDQIANVTHLPGVVTNALCMPDGHQGYGFPVGGVAAMDAENGCISPGGVGFDINCGVRMVKTTLTYEDVAGREEELVDALFDAVPTGLGGGGVVDSSHSAVEEILEDGMEWALREGYAVPDDLEHCEDEGRRPDADPSAVSQKAKDRGANQIGSLGSGNHFLEVQRVTDVFRDDVADSYGLEEDQLVVLIHCGSRGLGHQVCSDYLRRIEDEHPDFLDSLPDKNLAAAPAGSALADEYYGAMCAAINFAWVNRQLIMHQTREVFADVFDTSWEALGMELLYDVAHNIAKKETHTVDGAERELYVHRKGATRAFPAGREEVPPAYRDVGQPVIIPGSMGAGSYVLRGGADSLDVTFGSTAHGAGRLMSRTRAKQQFDADDVQTGLEEHDRIYVKAQSGETIAEEAPGVYKDVDEVIRVSDDLGIGDKVARTFPVCNIKG